CTTGTAAGACGAGCAAACCTTGCTATCAAAAAGGCCCGAACCAGCCAATACAGCCCCATCATCACTGAACTTTAATCAAGGGTTTTCGTGGCATAATGCGCCCCAAAAAAAGGAAATCCTCATGCAACCACTCCACCAAGAACAATTTGCAAGCGACAACTACTCAGGCGCTTGTCCCGAGGTGCTTCATGCTCTCAATGAGACCAACCAAGGCTACGCTAGGGCCTATGGCGATGATGTTTACACCAAAGCCGCGGCCGATGGACTGCGCGCGCTTTTTGGCGTTCCTTGCGAAGTCTTTTTCGTTTTTAATGGCACGGCAGCCAACTCTTTGGCATTAGCCTCCTTGTGCCAATCCTACCACAGCGTCGTGTGCCATGAACTTTCTCACATTGAAACCGACGAGTGCGGAGCGCCCCAGTTTTTTTCCAACGGCATGAAGCTTTTACTCTCCAAAGAGGGTGATGGCAAAATCACGCCCGCATCCATCACGCGCCTTGTCACCAAACGCACCGACTTGCATTACCCTAAACCCAAAGTCGTCTCTTTGACCCAATCCACCGAAACGGGCATGGTCTATTCCCTCGAAGAGTTGCGTGCCATCAAAGCGTGTGCTAAAACCCACGGGCTAAAATTGCACATCGACGGCGCGCGCCTTGCTAATGCGCTGGCTTCTTTACATGTAAGCCCCAAAACCTTTGTGGAAGAGAGCGGCGTAGACGTGCTGAGCTTTGGCGGGACGAAAAACGGGATGTTTTTAGGGGAAGCGGTGGTGTTTTTCGACAAGGCATTGGCAGAAGATTTTGAGTACCGTTGCAAACAAGCAGGGCAGCTTGCTTCCAAAATGCGCTACATTTCCGCCCAGTGGCTCGGGCTTTTGAAAGATGACGTGTGGCTTAAAAATGCCCGCCACGCCAATGCCATGGCAGCGTATTTTTCAGAAACTGTGGCACGGATTGAGGGAGTGAAGCTACTATTCCCCACCCAATCTAATGCCGTTTTTATCGAACTAGACCCAAAGCGCATCGAGAAGTTAGCGCAGGAGGGATGGTTGTTTTACACGTTCATTGGGACGGGCGGTGTACGGTTTGTCTTTTCATGGGATGCTACCAAGGCACGCGTGGACGCACTCATCGAAACAATCAAGAAGGGGTAAATCCCCTTCTTTACATGTAAGACTTAATCAACTGCACCAAAGGCTCGTAACCAAAGCGCTCCAAAGGCGTGCCGTTAACAAAAAAGCTGGGAGTTTTACTCACGCCTAACGCCTTTCCATCAGCAACGTCCTGGGCAATAATAGCCTGAATTTTAGGGTCTTTCATGGCTTCTTTTAACGCCACGATATCAACCCCTGCTTGCTCAAGCACAGGCCATGCACGCTCGGGAAAAACACGGTGATTGAAAACCCACGTCTGCTGACTTGCAAGCAAGGCGCTCAAAGCCTCCCAGTATTTTCCTTGGGCTTTTGCCGCCTCTATCATTTGTACAACTGTTTCTGAACCCTCATGAAAGGGGGCATACCGAAGCACCAAGCGGAGCTTGCCACCATACTCTTTGACAAGTGCTTTGGTCAAAGGGGAAAACTGTGCACACGTGCCACACGCAGGGTCA
The window above is part of the Sulfurospirillum tamanense genome. Proteins encoded here:
- a CDS encoding threonine aldolase family protein, producing the protein MQPLHQEQFASDNYSGACPEVLHALNETNQGYARAYGDDVYTKAAADGLRALFGVPCEVFFVFNGTAANSLALASLCQSYHSVVCHELSHIETDECGAPQFFSNGMKLLLSKEGDGKITPASITRLVTKRTDLHYPKPKVVSLTQSTETGMVYSLEELRAIKACAKTHGLKLHIDGARLANALASLHVSPKTFVEESGVDVLSFGGTKNGMFLGEAVVFFDKALAEDFEYRCKQAGQLASKMRYISAQWLGLLKDDVWLKNARHANAMAAYFSETVARIEGVKLLFPTQSNAVFIELDPKRIEKLAQEGWLFYTFIGTGGVRFVFSWDATKARVDALIETIKKG
- a CDS encoding DsbA family protein, whose amino-acid sequence is MNQRLLVVASVVLLIVAFMFAAKQYQASQSAPTMSKEQQARLMPSYAPTLGPSDAKVTLVEFFDPACGTCAQFSPLTKALVKEYGGKLRLVLRYAPFHEGSETVVQMIEAAKAQGKYWEALSALLASQQTWVFNHRVFPERAWPVLEQAGVDIVALKEAMKDPKIQAIIAQDVADGKALGVSKTPSFFVNGTPLERFGYEPLVQLIKSYM